The Rhipicephalus sanguineus isolate Rsan-2018 chromosome 4, BIME_Rsan_1.4, whole genome shotgun sequence DNA window caaatgaaatccGAACAGTGGCAAGCCTTCACAATGGTATagtgcgccgtcctgtcatcaacATTGATAGGCGCGTGCATCCGGTTcggccgcactgcgcatatgcgcacctGCCCATGACAATAACTGGACGGCGCTCGCTATACCATTCCGAAGGCTTGCCATTGTTCGGGTTTCATCTGACGCCGTCAGTACACTCAATCGCTAGAGGCGAGAGAGCACTCTTATGTTGTTGTGCCGAGACcccgcttcttttattatttccTCCTTATTTTGCACCGCAGCGCTGCTTTAGTTGTGGCATTGCATGCTCCACACTGGATGAAGAACCGAAGTCACATGCCATGGTGAGGTTCATTAAGGTGGGTTCACACGACGGATCGATCCGCCAATGGCCGAGTCACATGACAGCAGGACCACGAGTGGTCCGGCCGCTTGTGGTCGCTTGTGTTGTACACATGCACAGACGAAAATGAGAGGGAGGAGTGTTGAATGTGCTGACAAAGTAGTGAACAGTGTTCCTTTTTCCTGCGGTCTCAGATATGTTAGTCAAACTAAGTGATGCCTGACCATCAGGTTACAAGAGCACAATTTAGAGGTGCAGAAAAGAAATGACGGGTTCCTTGCTCAGCACTGTGCTCAGTGCGGCTGCACTCCAGTGTTTGACCAAACTGTGGTCCTGGCGCAACGTGTGAATTATCAGACAAGAGTGATCATTGAGGCCACGATTATTGCCAAGGGTAACTGTGTTAGCAAGCCCTCGGTTGCCTTGACACCAAAAGAACTGGCATATCTTGATGGTGGTAAACCATGGTACACATCTTTTGACTTGCTTTGCATTGTTTTCTAGTGCTCTTGGTTATCCCACATTTTGTTACGTCTGATAAGTTTTTGCTTAACTTCTTGATGCTTGTTACGCGACGGTTCGCGTGCACTCACGTGAGCAAGTACGCTGACATATATACATCTGCGTTTTTCAATAAATCCACccttggaagtcagcgcttgctTTGTTCCTTCCTCCATCCTTTCTCCTCTATTGTGAATACTATGAAATCAAGAGTTTGACAGACACCCGTCCAGTCGGGATGAAATGATGAAAGAATGTACACTTACGAAACAAAAGTTTAAAAGAAACGACGCCTCGGTCATTTTTCATTTGGTCGGTGCACCTTCTTTCTTTCGCTAGAATTATTTACGCACCATGCTCATTTGTTTGCAACATCAAAAGCTGTTGAAGAACGCTTTAACCTAAGAAAACGTGTGCTGGTGCACATGCTGAAAAAAGGCCGTGCTAGTATATTGAAAATTTGTGATGTGAAACATGGTAAACCCTCACAGAAACGATTACAGAGACTTGACATACAATGCGTTTCTCTGATATGAGCTTTTTTTTAAGAACATATTTGCTGTATCATAAGCAAACTGATGCCACTTTTCTAAAGCACTTATATGTATATTTTCTTGTACCTTTGCACTAACTGGTGCTGCAGACTGCTTCGTATCGAGGCGTCTACAAGCTACTGACAATATGCCCCTAATTGAGAGCACCTTTCACCCGCAAGTTCCACCACCAATGGGATGGAAAACAAACATCACGATTCAAATGTATGGTTTAACGATCTGAAATTACAGAGATGCCATAAGCAGACAGCTATGGATCAATCCTGACTACATGGATTGCCTTAACGTGGGCTCAAAGTCTGGTAAGGTGTGGCTCTTGCAGTCTGCCCTCGATGGAATGTGGAGGAATCAAACCTGTGAAACGTCGAAGCCAGCGAGCCGCCCAAAAAAACTAATGTGCCAATATGTATCTGAGGACCACACAGAAATGCACATGGCAAAAACAACTGCTGGAATACTACATTCAGACAGGGGGGCCTTACCAAATGCACACAACATTCCTCGTGGGCAGTAAGAAAGCGAAATGCATGTAAGCCAGTGATTTGTGTGCATGACAGGGGGACCTCCCAGAGCACATGTCGTGAATCACTGGCTAGTGTTATCTAGCACTACAGTGCATCCACAGGAGGCAATTACATATGCCTCCTGGGCTTCGAGAGTAGTGCACATGCGAAACTGCAGAAGGATGGCTTGTGCAACGATGGAACCCAGCATTGCGAATCTCCAAGGAGACACGACTGCATGCCACTTTTTCAAGAAAAGTTGCAATACATTTGGCTGCGTGGAAAGCTGTTCCTGTTGTTAAATAGTCGTGCATCATAGCTTTTGCTGCAACGCAAGGCATGTGCTGATGAACATGGTATCCACCCAATTTAATACCCGGATGCTGTTGAAAGTGCTCGCTGAAAATGTTGCATGACAGAATGACATCCCCAACTTCAGGACATTTCAATTCAACGTAGGCTCGCATAGGCATTACAGAAAAATGCAAAAAGTCTTGTTATGCCTGTGTTCAAGCCAAAGATGTTATGCTAGTGGCTCCTACCGCTGTCTGCAATAATGTAGAGAGAGCTGATAAGTGCAGCTGATTGCCGCTCTGTCAGTGAAACTGGTTTGCATCCCCTTGTACAAAGCAAACTTGCAGTTACACATAAGATATGAAGCACAAGAGACTGATGGTACAAAGCAACGTATCAGCTACAGTCGGATACAATCTAAGAACGCAGGTGAGGCCCCACCCGGATGACTTAAGGACAGCAGCTGATTGCCTCCGCAACTCTACAGTCCCACTCATGCACTCAGTGATGTTCTCCAATAGTGGGGTCCCTGACAATGTAGCTTATGATGTCGGTCTAAAATGCGCACACAATGGTGCAGGCTTGAGTGCATCCGCCTGCTAAAAGTTGTACCAAACTATAGTGTGGTGTATCTTTGCTTATGCAGACGCCCCACATATGTACCTGAGTAGGGAACATAAAGTTGGCATGTACTGAAGGTTAGAGGTGTTGTGATGCATGTTACGTCATCGTGCAGTGTAGCATGGTAGTAGAAATTGGTGGCGCAAGATACTGAAATACTGCCGCAGCTCCCGTAGTGATAGATCACCCTTCACGTGAAGTGTCAGGATCAAGAAATATTGAGAATCGCATCAAAGTGTGGACACTTCAATGAAATCGTAGCAGCACCATCAAGAAAGTGACTGTTTTGTTCCTACACCTGTTTTCATCAAATTTCCACCATTTACAAGATCAGGTAAATGAGTAATTTCAGTATACTGCCTCTATTTCTATTGTTGGAGCAAATAACAGGCATAGGTGTCAAAATTTTGCTGTATTGTCACGTAAGCCAAACACTGCATATGATCAAACAATCCGTGAATCTTGTCTGATCTGCAAACTACAAAAACCTTATAAATTGCATTTCATGTTGTGCTGAGTGTCTTTACACAGCTAGGTGTAGCCTCTGCAAAACTCTACAGGGTCCAAAAAACGCAGCGTCTAAGGTTGGCAATAAGGTACTCCCACCAATTTGTGACATCCAATGCTAGCAAAAAATAACCCATGAAACTAAGTTCTCTAGGTATCACAACACAAGCTTACCGTCAACTCAGTGCTTGACAAGAGAAGACATGCATGCATAAAATAAGTAGTCTTAATTGCACCCTCAGCTGCGAAATGTCAACTTACTCGTATTGTGTTCTTTAATGTCTCTGCTTCTTGACGTAGACTCTCCACTTCATTCATTTTGTTAGCTTAGGCTCCTCAACCTGAAAAACAGACATTACATCAGCAATTGCATTTGAAACAATGTCAGTGTAAATTAAAAGAATGGTGGCATATGTAAGCCGCAATTTCCTGTGTGCACTGAAGGGATTGCCAGCGCACCCAAACGAATTGCGGACTAGTTTCATCTGGCACTACGGTACATCCTCGAGAGGAATTGATCACACCCGGGTTGTCAAAAGTAGTGCACCATCCCTACAATGTTAAAAAGAATTTAAAGTATGACTTGCTGTTAAGAAGTTGGTACAAAGGTGTAACAAAGAAATGCCTGGCCACTTGTGTACCTAAACAAACAATTTCGTGACTGATCAAATTAATTATCACTATTTTCGGCACGTCTTCCAAGCTTGGCAGCAACACAAAACATATTTCCGTACGTACAACCTTCAGAACTTTTGAAGTGATCATTTTAGTCACCTAAACTGCCATAAAGAATGTGCATGAACGACGATTACAACGCACAGCACAACACGTAAATAATTTGCGTCATAGGCAGCTAGTTGACATTCGGAAAAGCATCAGCGCCTTCCGAAAGCAAGAGACAAGATGTCCGCGCCCACATTCAGGTTGCAATACACTCCCGGCGGAAACAAGTTTGCACGCCACACACGCAACGCCTTCGCGGTTCCAATGAGCCGGAACAGGCACACGGAGAAGGGGTTGGGTCGTCTTAGAGGCACAAACACTACTGCTGCGTTGCCCCCGGATGTGTGCTGTGCGCCGAGCTCGAGAAGCCTCATGTAGTTCGCCGCCGCACATACGTTTGTAGGTTAGCTTCAATCTGCAAGTTGTCACTAGAGCGATCGTTAGGCCTAGAACTACACGTTAAACTGCAATCGCAAAAGGCGGAGGGTGTGCTAGACTCGTGCAATGTGGACAGGTCAATCACCAGCACTTGCAAACCAAATATGTACTCTAGCCTCGGGCAGATCAGAGAGCAAATAAATGCGCGAACGAAAGACAAGCCGCCGATGGGCACCGGTCCAGTTTAGGGTTATCGAGATCAGCGCATCGGGCGGTTTCCGAATCTATCGAGCAGGTGGTGCTCGCACGAGCTGTTAAAGCGGCCATGCAAAGGCACCTGCGTGCTGAGCGTCAGTGCGCGCGAGCGGGCGTAACCCCTCGCAAGGCGGGACGCCACGTTGTTTTTGCAAACAAGCCAAGTATGTCACACCACTTCGGGCACATCGTGCGGCTATGCACAGATTTCCACGAGCGGAGCCGACACACTGATGCTTTGGCCGAAAGCAAAGTCCAGGATGAAGTGCGGCCACTAGCACGACGTTTGCGATCGCAACGTCCAGCAGATTCGTCAGCGACGAACGAAATTTGAGCCCATCGGAACATAATATCCGCCATTTTACAGCGCTGGGAGGAGCAGCGCTAGCCCTAACTCAGGAATAATTGTCAATGTTTCCGCCGAACTCGCGCCTCGAAAGTAGTTCCAAACGCCCAAGCGAACGCGCGCAATGCTTGATCCGTGCGGCACGGCCGTACACTTGGGACGGAATAAGGCGAAACGTGAAGGAACCATACCTTCCGAGAGTAACTTCCCTCTAATAATAGGCCTAACGCTGAAACAATTCGCCGGGTGTCCCAGGCTTGCCGTGGGGCGAATGGTGTCCCAGCGTGCCGTCACAGCAGTTCGTTGAGCAGCATGGAAGAATGTCCACTACGTAAGTCCAACAAACCTCACAAACCACACTTCAGCATCCACCGCACTTCGATATCCGGCGAGTGCACGAGAAACCTCGAGCGCGTTCGTAAATTTTTTTCCCGACCGCCTTGAGCAGGGTGCGGCTCCCGTGCACAAACCGGCAAAGACCCCGTACTGAATTTAATAGCGAACCGCTCGACGCATGCGCCGAACACAATCCCACAGCGGCTGCGCGGAGGACCACGCACTACTACCGGAAATGACGCACGGATATTACTTTTTCCGGGAAAGCCTTCGGTCCAGGGGCGGGTGACGGCATTTCGCGTTTGCTTGTTTTGTTGCCCCTGTACTTCGCGCGGTTATTTGCTAAATTTCGTGGTATTAGCTGTGAAAGCACGCCCGCTACAATATAATGAATGCTGGAACCAGTGGCATCATCGAACTTATCTGCGCAAGCTACGCAAGCACTGTACATGGACTTGAGTCAGCTTATTCTCATCCTTAAAATACGAGCGAGCAGGTGCGTGTTAATGTAGAATGCTTTATCGGTAATCTAGACTAACTGTGAACGGTCGACTTAATTTGCGAGTGACAACTACTCGGCCCTCAATCGTGACGCCCATTGGAGGAACAGCATTCAAGTTGTTTCACTGCATCACACGACATATATGTGGCAAAGCCCACTTTTGAAATTGCAGGATTGGCGCTTCGCAGATAAAGCACGCGCGCGCAGTTGGTATCTGTAATTGTTCCAGTCTCTCAATTCATTTGCGTTAGCATTAAAGAGCAGAAGGTTGGCGATGGTATAAAATTACGACGCGCTTCGAACACGTTAatgctctttattttttttttcttcacatgaAACCTGTATGGATGAAATTTTTATGTCGGATTTGAATTGTGAATTAAGATCACTTTCCTAGTGCAACGTGCATCTGTCAGATAAGAACACTCCCCCCaggaaaattacaaaaaaaaaacacgttaacTTTCCATTaccaaatttatacaaatttagACCATTTCCCGCCACCTATGGCAACCTACGCAAACTAGCTACCGATCGTTGCCGACGCCGCCGTGAGAGGCCGCCGCTGTCGCGTCAGCCGCGACGCATTGCGGCCTAAATTGTAAATAGCGCAGCCGGCTTTTTTTCCTCCACATGTGCGCAGCCAActgcgtctgctacgcgccttgTTTCGCTCTGACCTTGCCGCGCGGTGTTGGCCGACGGAAATCGTCAGATCGCTCGAGTACGCGTTTGATAAAATCCGAGTGGAACCGCATTCGAACAGCTGTTGCGTGCCATGCGGCCGGAAGTGCCCGTGCGACTGCTACTTTTCGCCAAGGCCCGCGAACTGGCCGGCGCCTCTGAGGCTTCGCTCGTCGTGCCAGCCGTGCTTCGAGACGTCGAGGAGCTGAAAAAGGTAATCTTCGACGCCTTCCCAAAGCTTGCGGTGCTGCAGCGGACCGCCGTGATCGCAGTCAACGAGTCGTACGTCGATTCGGGAGTCGAGGTGACGCTGCGACAAGGAGACGAGGTCGCCTTCATACCTCCTATCAGCGGCGGTTGATCCCGCCATCTGAAGCAACCCGTTTGGCCCCGCCTGCTGTGACATGGATTACGTAGAACTGTCGGCGGGCAAGCTAGACGTCGATACGTTGTTGGCCAAGGTCGGATCTCCGGACTGCGGTGCCATTTCGCTTTTCCTCGGCACGACGCGAAACCACTTCGAGGGAAAGCGTGTTTGCAAGCTGAGCTACGAGGCGTACTCTCCCATGGCGAAACGTGAGATGCTCCGCATCTGTGGTTCTGTGCGGAGACAATGGCGCGTCAAGAACGTCGTCCTCATTCATCGCCTGGGCGACGTACCTGTGGGCGAGGCGAGCGTCGTTATCGCCATCTCGTCCGAACACCGTCAGGAGGCTCAAGATGCCGTGAAATACGCCATCGACGAGGTCAAACGACGAGTGCCTGTGTGGAAGAAAGAACACTACGACGATGGTGACCAGGAGTGGAAGGAGAATAAAGAATGTTTCTGGATTGCGCGACGGTGACGCAGCGTTTTTCcgaacgggaaaaaaaaaaaataacggtaCTGGACAGCAAAGCCCACGCACTACTGTTGCATCGATCGCGAGTTGCTGAAATGTGttggcgcgctttttttttttcgcctttgagAATAATGTGTTGACTCTATGATCTTTTTTTTAGCCTGTTTCAGCTAGTTTCAGCTAGCTGCTTCTAATGATGTTGACAATAAATTTATTTATATGACATCGATGAGATACAACATTTAAGGTTATTCCATCTCTGGCTGTTTCTGCATGggcagtgtctccttccaccgggtggaaggagacgttaggtgggccaatagagagttttagcaagttacggaaatacggtacgcaaatacgctataggacggtaccgctcctcctttccaggtcgtcgaccttttgccgggaaggcaccccaacaccacaaaagctttttcaaaatttactgtggggttgtcacggcttATTGTTGCTCGCCAGCCCACGCATTGTTAATGAGACACCTGTCgttcgtttggggtacgcattgtcactggaacggggagcggcaaaagcacaaccagcgggaaaggaggaacgctaccgtactctcttaccgtatttgcgtaccgtatttccgtaacttgctaaaactctctaatgcctccttgactagatgcccgccgcgtggtccggtaacccggttccgtaccctctccctctttttttctccgcggtcaggccacgagcgccccctatagcgcacgcctgcaacggatgcaacgggtttttcttcctgcggcacttaaaacgccattcctgtgttaaaagggaatatgaa harbors:
- the LOC119389750 gene encoding uncharacterized protein LOC119389750, which translates into the protein MRPEVPVRLLLFAKARELAGASEASLVVPAVLRDVEELKKVIFDAFPKLAVLQRTAVIAVNESYVDSGVEVTLRQGDEVAFIPPISGG
- the LOC119389749 gene encoding molybdopterin synthase catalytic subunit: MDYVELSAGKLDVDTLLAKVGSPDCGAISLFLGTTRNHFEGKRVCKLSYEAYSPMAKREMLRICGSVRRQWRVKNVVLIHRLGDVPVGEASVVIAISSEHRQEAQDAVKYAIDEVKRRVPVWKKEHYDDGDQEWKENKECFWIARR